The segment ATCTTGCCTATGTATGACTGGCTGCACTTGCACCATGAAGATTTTACAGGGCAGTTTGGAAAGTTTTGGTTTGCTTACCGCAACGCACCCTGGTATCAGGAAGATGTCAGGCTTGCCCAGGAATTGGTCAACAAGTTAGGCTATAAAAAAGTACCCGAACTTAAGCTTGCGGTTGCAATAAAAATCCGTGACTTTGTTGCTGGTGGGGGGTATATGTTTGCTATGTGTTCAGCTCCTGAAAGTATTGATATCGCCCTTTCATCTGAAGGTGTGGACATCGTGCACGAAGTATTGGATGGCGACCCGGTGGATCCAAATGCCCAGCAAAAACTTGACTTCAGCAGGACCTTTGCTTTCGAAAATTTTACCATAGTACCCAACCCCAATATTTACGAGAAGTCAAATATTGATGTAGCCAAGACAGGCCGGGATGAACGAAGCGATTTCTTTACCTTGTTTGAATTCTCAGCCAAATGGGACCCTGTGCCAACCATGCTTACTCAAAGTCATGCTACTATTCTCAAGGGGTTTATGGGGCAAACCACTGCTTTCCGTAATGAAGTGATCAAGCCTACGGTTACCATCCTTGGGGAGACCCGTGCAAAAGAGGAAGCAAGGTATATTCACGGAGCATTTGGTCGGGGAACATTCACCTTCCTCGGTGGCCACGACCCTGAAGATTACCGGCATTTTGTGGGAGATCCTGCTACCGATCTGAATTTGTATGCAAATTCGCCTGGTTACAGGCTGATTCTGAACAACGTCCTTTTCCCTGCAGCCCGTAAGCAAAAACAAAAAACCTGATTTGGCCTGGAATTACTTCTTTCGCTTATAGGTTAGAAAAGTCATATCGTAAATGTTTTTTTCGTCGGCTTTCCTGTCAAGCCGTTCAATCAATTGCCATTGATTAGGATCTACGTCGGGAAAGAACGCATCCCCTTCAAAGGAGGCAAAAACGCGGGTGATATATAGGGTATGGGTTTGGGGCAGGTCAATGGTCTGCTGATAAATTTCGGCTCCTCCTACCACAAAAACCTCCTCACGTTTCCCGACAAGTTTAAATGCCTTTTCCAATGAATGAGCGATTTCGCATCCTGCAGCATCATAATCTTTTTTTCGGGTGATGACAATGGTGTGACGACCCGGTAATGGTTTCCCTATCGATTCAAAGGTTTTGCGCCCCATGACCATTGTGTGGCCAATGGTGAGCTTTTTAAAATGTTGTAGGTCAGCCGGCAAGTGCCATAACAGACGGTTGTCGGCTCCAATGACGTGGTTGTTGGCTACAGCTGCTATTAGGGTAATCTTCATAGTGAAAATTAAATTTCGCATTGGAAATCAATACAATACAAATACTTATTACGGGGATTAAAGGTAATGGTTTTTTTGTGCGAGGTCAAGTTTTGAAGGAACTCACTGTGTGTATTCACTCTTTTTGGCGATATTTGATGCTTTAAATTTACCCAGGTATGAATCCTAACTTTTTTGAGCAGGATTATCTTATTCATTATTATGAAACGGCCCAAAGACAAGAACTTCGGATTACCAACCTGATGAATTACTTTGAGGAGGTAGCCCTGATGCAGAGTGAGGAAAGGAAAGTGGGCCTAAACTATTATCAGAAAAACAATGTTGGTTGGATGTTGCATAAATGGGATATCACCATTCAGCGAAACCCGGTATTTGGGCAGCAGATCCTTGTTCGCACCCTGCCAGTATCCATGGTTGGGTTTATGGGTTTTCGCAAGTTCTGGGTATTTGATTCCAGCGGTAAAACAATGATTACGGCAAAGTCAGCCTGGATCTTTGTCAACACCCTGTATAAACGCCCTATACGCGTGAGCGAAGAAATGAAACGGGCATATCGCACTGTCACCCAGCCTGAAGAAAAACTTGAGATTCCCGATGTCCCGGCTTTACAAAAAGCAGATTTTTCAAGGGAATTCTTTGTCAGACAGGCAGATATCGATATCAATCAGCATGTGAACAATGTGAGATATCTTGACTGGGCCCTCGAAGCTCTTCCCCCTGAAATGAAAATGGATCACCAAATTGAAAACATCGGGATTGTATTTAAAAAGGAAACCACCTACGGGCAGATGATCAACTCGCAGGTGGAGCTTAGGGAAGAGGACGGAGTACTAAATTCCGTTCACAGGATTCTTGACGATCGGGGCCGCGAAGCCTGTGCTCTGATGATCAGGTGGCAGCATGCTGTGCCCGCATAGCCTCCTGGAGCTTTTTGTATATTACGGAATAAGTTTCCCCTTGTAATGCTAAAAGTGATTTTTGTAAATCCTTAAACCGGTTCTGTACTCTAGTTTTCATTTCGCTTGAAGGGGAAAGCTTCTTCAACTGCCCTGTGACTCCCAGCAACAAGATCAGCAGGTGGATTTCCCGATCAGGTTTTCTGCTGTATATCAGTACCCGTTCCAGTTTGAGAAGTTCGGGTTTCAGTTTGTCGGGCTTGTTGACACGAAAACGATACCCAACTTTTATTCCAAGAAATCTTACCACACTGGTCTGGATGAGGCGTTGTTTTCTCATCCAATCAATTTGTTGCGAAACCAGGCGGTTTTTTTTGAGGAGTAAGCCCCTCAGAGCCCAACGGGTTTTCTGTCCATCACGCCCAACAAGAAATTCCAATATGCCATTGAGCACAGGATCTCCTGTATCCTTCTGGACAAAATGCCAGCGGCCGTCTTCTATTTTGAGCAAACCTTTCATTGCAAGATCCATCAGGCTCCCGTACATGATCAGGTTGCTCAACTGACTTCGCTGCCTGAGGTTGCCTTTTTCCTGGTTTATGGAAAAAAGGAAATACGTTTCCTTAAGGCCTGTTTCCATGATTTTTTGTTTTTATTCTTCTTCTTCCTTTGGCTTGACCTTGGATGGTTTATTCCTCCCGGCCTCTTTCAGGGCTCGGTGAATAATCCACTCCAACTGGCCGTTGACACTCCGGAAATCGTCAGCAGCCCATTTCTCCAGCGCCTCCATCATTTCTGGCTGCAGACGCAAAACAAATGGCTTCTTTTTACTCATAAGCCGTTTATTGGTGCAAGGTTCCTGTATTGATCACTGGGCTTGCATCCTTGTCTGAACAAAGCACAACCATGAGGTTACTTACCATCGCGGCTTTTTTCTCCTCATCAAACTCCAGGATGTCCTTTTCGGACAATTGTTGCAGAGCCATCTCCACCATTGAAACTGCGCCTTCGACGATTTTCTGGCGGGCAGCCACAATGGCGGTAGCCTGCTGACGGCGCAACATCGCACCGGCAATCTCGGATGCATAGGCCAGGTAGGCAATGCGTGCCTCAATTACCCGGATTCCCGCAATGGCCAGCCGTTCAACCAATTCTTTTTCCAGTTCATGGTTGACTTCCTCACCCCCTGCGCGAAGCGAAATCTCTGACTCCTCATCATCAAAATTGTCATAAGGATAGGCTCCAGCAAGTTTGCGAATGGCAGCTTCACTCTGCACATCAACAAAGCGAATGTAGTCATCCACTTCAAAGGCGGCCTTGAAAGTGTTCTCCACCTTCCAAACCAGTACAATGCCGATCATGATAGGGTTCCCTAACTTATCGTTCACCTTGATGGGGTCACTGTTCAGGTTACGGGCACGCAACGAGATCTTTTTTCTGCTGTAAAAGGGATTGATCCAGTAAAACCCGTTGCGCTTAATGGTCCCGTTGTAATTCCCGAAAAGAACCAGCACAACTGACTCGTTGGGATTAACGATCTGCAAACCGATCCAGCAAAGAACATCCAGAAGTAAAATAAACAACCACCAGGGGTTCTGTAGTTTGATAGCCGCAAAAATGGGTCCGGCAAGAAGAATCAGGGCAACCAACAGTCCAAGGTAGCCCAGGTAGGGTGACAAGCGTTTTTCTTTTTCCATGGCATGTGATATTAAAATGATATCACAATGATAAAACATTTTCTTATATCACACAAGGATTTTTGAAAAAATATTTTTTTAATTAATCCCCGAATTATGCACAGGCCATATTTTCAGGTATTTAGGTAATAATGGCAGGGTATTATGCTAAAGCAGCAAGTATAAAGGCGGGGAAATAGTTCTGCCCTGTTTAAAAGGAAGAGTGGAAATTTGATTTAAAAACAAGCCCTCCTGCCTTTGCTTGCAGGGAAAAAAGACTTTTGATTTAGGGTTTTTCTAAATCATAAATCATAAATCATCATTCACCAATCCTAAATCAATTATCAGATTGCAACAGGAGCCTTGATATGCGGATGGGGGTCGTAGCCTTCCAGGGAAAAATCCTCGTATTTAAAGTCAAAGATATTCTTTACTTCCGGGTTCAGGTGCATTTTTGGAAGAGGCCTGGGTTCACGGCTGAGTTGCAGGCGAGCCTGGTCAAGGTGATTCAGGTATAAGTGTGCATCGCCGAAGGTATGCACGAAATCGCCTGGCTCGAGATTGCAAACCTGGGCAATCATCAGGGTGAGCAATGCATAGGAGGTAATATTGAAAGGCACGCCCAGGAAAATGTCAGCACTGCGCTGATATAGCTGGCATGAAAGTTTGCCTTGAGCCACGTAAAACTGGAAAAGCACGTGGCAGGGGGGAAGCGCCATTTGTTCGATCTGGCCTACATTCCAGGCACTAACCATGAGTCTCCTTGAATCAGGGTTTCGTTTAATCTGTTCAATCAATTGGCTGATCTGGTCAACGGTACGCCCATCGGCCTGCCAGTTTCGCCACTGCGCCCCGTATACAGGGCCCAGGTTGCCTTCTGTATCTGCCCACTCATCCCAGATGCTTACCCCGTTTTCTTTCAGGTATTTGATGTTGGTGTCCCCCTTGAGGAACCACAGCAACTCATGGATGATGCTGCGCAAGTGCAGTTTCTTGGTGGTGATTACAGGAAAACCTTTACTTAGGTCAAACCGCATCTGATAACCAAACACACTTAAGGTTCCCGTACCCGTGCGGTCATCTTTTTTGGTGCCGGTTTCCAATACATAATTCAAGAGCTCGAGATAGGGGCGCATACTGATTCCTTTTATCCAAAGTTAGGTTTTTGACCTTTAAAAATCAAATCATTTTTTATCAGTTAACGGCCATTCAATATAAAGCCCTGAACAAAAAACATTCTTCTTTTACAGGTTTTTCAATTATTAACCGAAAAGTAAAAATTCATTCAATGACAAAAAGGTTCCCAACGAAGCCGCGGAAAAAGAATATAACCAAGAAGGCCTTCAGATGCTGCCTTAAAATCAGATAACGCTATGGTTTATCCCAGGACTACCCCCACCATCGTGGCGCTCATCAGGGCCGCAAGGGTACCTCCAAGCAGTGCCCGCATCCCATATTGCGACAACAACACCCGTTGATTCGGGGCCAGCGATCCTATGCCCCCAATTTGTATCCCGATGCTGGCAAAGTTGGCAAACCCGCATAAAAGATAAGTGGACATAATGATGGATTTGGGGTCGGCAAAGGCCCCGGCCGCTTTCAGCTCAGCCAGGCTCACATAGCCAATGAACTCCGTCATGATCACTTTCTCTCCCAGCAAACGACCGGCCAGGGTGATGTCGGGGCCACTGACTCCAATCAGCCACATGAGGGGTGAAAAGGCATAGCCAAGGATAAATTGCAGGGACAGGCGCGTGTATTGTCCCTCGGTGAGGTTGGCGATTGAGCCGTTTAGATTGGTCCAGTCGCCGATTTTGCCGGAAATAAAGTTAAACATGGCGATGAAGGCAATGAATACTACTAGCATGGCAGCTACGTTCGCAGCCAGCTTAAGCCCTTCCGACGTACCGTTAGAGATGGAGTCCAACACGTTGCTGCCGATCCTGTCTTTGCTGATCTCCACATTTTCATCAATTTTCTCTGTTTGGGGTACCAGTATCTTTGAGATGACCACCGCGCCTGGGGCCGCCATAATAGAAGCCGCTAGCAGGTGCTTGGCAAAGATCAGTCGCTGTACAGGGTCATCACCACCAAGAAAACTGATATAGGCGGCCAGAACACCCCCTGCCATGGTGGCCATCCCCCCAGTCATCACCAACAGCATCTCTGACTTGTTCATTTTGGGCAGGTAAGCCTTAATCATCAGCGGTGACTCGGTTTGCCCCAAAAAAATGTTGCCGGCAACAGACAAGCTTTCTGCCCCTGAAATCCCCATAGCTTTGGTCATTAGCCAGGCAAGCCCGTATACTACCTTCTGAATAATGCCCAGGTAAAATAACAGGCTGGTCAGTGCTGAAAAGAAAATGATTGTGGGTAACACCTGAAAGGCGAAGATGTATCCGTATTTTGAAGTATCCAGGAATCCCCCAAATAAAAACTCAGTTCCGGCTTTGGTGAAATCCAGCACCAGGACAAAAAGCTTTCCTACAAATTCAAAGAAATGCTGCACCGGTGGGATCTGTAAAATGCTGAATGCAAGTAAAGCCTGGATGGCCAGCCCAATAATCACAACCTTCCAGTTTATTGACTTGCGGTTAGCGCTGAAAATCCAGGCAATAAAGACCAGGGAGATCATCCCCAGCAAGCCTCTGAAAAGATTCCTGAGAGAGAAGCCCTGTTCATAAATTTTTTCGGCATTGGCAACAGTGTTTTGTGGAAGCTCTTCAGCCACCGCTGCCGGTAAACCTTCTGTTACCGCTGTATCCTCCGCTGCTTCACCTGAAACAGCCTGCTCCATGGCTTGCTCTATGTTTTCAACCTGTTCTTCGACTTGATCAGGGGAGGTTTGTTCCTGACCTTGCGCAGAAAGGCCGGTGGATTGAAAAACAAGAAACGCTAAAAGGAAGGCCATCAGTAAATTCAGGGTCTTTTTCATCAGAATCAGATTAAATGGGAATGTGTCTTAACGAAAAAATCCTGTCCTTTCGGACAGGATGCAAACCTATCAATTTTTTTGCTTTGGAAGGAGATCAATCTGTTTTTTTATCTTTATCAATAAAATTATTTTTTGCCTTTGCGCCGTTCGATCTCATCCCTGATTTTTGAGGCCCGTTCGTATGCTTCCTCATCAATGGCGGCCATCAGCATGGTTTCCAGTTCGCCTACTGATAGCTGGCCGTATTCTTCATCAGTTGTTATTTTCTCGCGGGGGACCGGTTCAACTCCCGCTTCCTCTTTTTCATCCTGCAAAACCATACCAGCTTCTTTAAGAATAGATTCGTAGGTATAGATCGGGCAATTAAAACGTACGGCCAGGGCTACCGCATCAGAAGTACGCGAGTCGATCTCCACTTCCCGGCTCCCATCATGGCAAACCAGTTTGGAGAAAAAGATCCCCTGGCTGAATTTGTAAATGATTACCTCATTGATCAAAATATTGAAGGTAGAAGCAAAATTGCGGAAAAGGTCGTGGGTAAGGGGCCGGCTGGGCTTCATCTTTTCCAGTTCTATAGCAATAGCCTGTGCTTCAGAACTACCGATGATGATTGGGAGCCTTCGCTTTTCACCGGTTTCACCTAAAATTAAAGCATAAGCCCCGGCCTGCGATTGGCTGTATGAGATTCCTAGAACTTCAAGTTGAATTTTCTTCATGGTCCTGTTCAGATGCCTGTTTAGTCAAGAAAAGGGCATAACCCCGAAAATCCGTTGACAACAAAATTAGCTTATTTTTATGAGAATTTCATGATTTTCTCCCAGATTCCCCCATTTGATGTCATGGCTTTGACTTTTGGTTGGCAGGTTTTAATTGCAAAAAAAAACAGATTTATATGCATAACCAATTCCATTTTATTAAATAATTTTTACTTTTGGCCACTATTAATGCCACTATTAACCAATAACAACTTAAACTTTAAAAGGAGGGAAAAATGCCTGTATTTTTTTGGTTAGTGCCACTGAGTTCAGTAACAGCTTTGTTGTTTGCCTTTTTCTTTTTTAAGCAGATGATGGGCTACAGCGAAGGGACCGACATGATGAAAAAGATTGCCAAACACGTCAGGGACGGTGCTGGAGCTTATTTGCGACAGCAGTACAAAGTAGTATTTCTGGTTTTTTTGGCGTTGACTGCCATTTTTAGCATCATGGCCTTTGGCCTGGGAATTCAGAACCACTGGGTTCCGTTTGCCTTCTTAACTGGTGGGGCCTTTAGCGGGCTGGCTGGTTTCTTTGGCATGCGCGCTGCCACCTATGCCTCTGCCAGGGTTACCAATGCCTGCCGCGAATCTCTCAACGGAGGTCTCAGGCTGGCTTTCAGAAGCGGGGCCGTCATGGGTCTTGTTGTTGTCGGCCTCGTGCTGCTCGACATCTCCATTTGGTTTATAGTCCTTAACCTGGCTGTGCCCGAGGCTGAGACCGGTTTCAAACTGCTGACGATCACTGCCACCATGCTCACATTCGGAATGGGAGCTTCCACCCAGGCGCTCTTTGCCCGTGTGGGCGGGGGTATTTATACCAAGGCTGCCGACGTGGGTGCCGACCTGGTGGGTAAGGTCGAAGCTGGCATTCCTGAGGATGACCCCCGAAATCCTGCAACCATTGCTGATAACGTAGGCGACAATGTCGGTGACGTAGCCGGTATGGGTGCCGACTTGTTCGAATCTTTCGCCGGTTCCATTCTGGCAACCGCCCTGTTGGGTGCTGCAGCTTTTGCCGGTTTTGGCAATGAAATGCAGATGAATGCCGTCATGGCTCCAATGCTTATTGCTGCCGTGGGCACACTGCTGTCTATTGCCGGGGTTTTTATGGTCCGCACCCGTGAAGGAGCTACCCAAAAGGAACTCCTCAAGGCACTTGGGATCGGTGTCAATACCAGTGCCGGCCTCATCGTGGTCTTTTCTCTTGCCATTCTTTTCCTGCTGGGCTTTGATAATTACCTTGGGCTTTGGGGATCTATTGTCGTTGGTCTTCTCGCAGGAATCGGTATCGGGCAATCGACCGAATATTTTACTGCTTCAGCTTATGGACCCACACAACGCATCGCCAAGGCAAGTGAAACAGGGCCTGCCACCATTATCATTGCGGGCGTTGGTACGGGTTTTATTTCCGCAGCTATTCCAATGGCTATTATCGTGGTCGCTATTACCTTATCCTATTTATTTGCTTCTGGTTTTACATTCGATGCCGGTGCGCTCAATATGGGTTTATATGGCATTGGCATTGCCTCTGTCGGAATGCTTTCCACCTTGGGGATCACACTTGCCACCGATGCTTACGGCCCCATTGCCGACAATGCCGGCGGAAACGCCGAGATGTCAAAGCTGGGTCCTGAGGTGCGCCGCCGTACTGATGCCCTCGACTCCCTGGGCAATACTACTGCCGCCACGGGTAAAGGCTTTGCAATAGGCTCTGCAGCCCTTACTGCTCTGGCCTTGCTTGCTGCCTATTTCGAGGAGATCAAGATGATGTACGTCAAGTTTCTCGACCAGCCCAACTTCCTCATCAATGGCAAGGAAGGCGCTGTGGAAGCTCAGTATGCCAACTTTATCGACTTTATTTACCATTACGAGATTCACCTGATGAACCCCAAGGTGTTGGTGGGGGTATTCCTGGGTGTGATGAGCGTATTCCTGTTCAGCGGGATGACCATGAATGCTGTTGGCCGCGCTGCCCAGAAAATGGTCGATGAGGTACGCCGCCAGTTCCGCACCATTGCAGGCATCCTGGAAGGGACAGCTGAACCTGATTATGCCCGTTGTGTGGCGATTTCTACAAAAGGCGCCCAGCGCGAGATGATGATCCCTTCATTTGTGGCACTTTTGATACCGGTTATCGTAGGACTCATTTTTGGGGTGGCGGGGGTTACTGGACTGTTGATCGGAACCATCACCTCTGGTTTTGCCCTGGCTATCTTTATGGCCAATGCCGGGGGTGCCTGGGACAATGCCAAGAAATACATTGAGGAAGGACATTACGGTGGCAAAGGCTCTGAAAGCCATAAAGCCGCAGTCATTGGCGATACCGTGGGCGATCCTTTCAAAGATACCTCAGGTCCCAGTCTGAACATCCTTATTAAACTGATGACTATGGCTTCGGTGGTTACTGTGGGCGTCGCTGTTTCTTACAGCCTGCTTTAATCTTTCTGCGGACCCTTTGATCAAAGGTTATAATTTTTGTTAAAAAAACGCAGGTAAACATGACGTTTGCCTGCGTTTTTTTTGTTTCAAACGAAAAAATCAATTTTCTTATTTATAGATTTTTGTGCACCCAGTCCCTTCACCAGCCTATGGCTCTTCGTTTTATGTCGATGAGTCTGAAAATAGAGTGGCAAAAAATGTTATCAGGTTGCAGGCCGGAAAAAATAAACATTTTCCGGTCATTGGAGTTAACCTTTTGTAAAGCACCCTAACATTTTAGGACTTAGCTATTTTGATTAACTTTGTAGTATAAATGATCACACACATGAACAACAAACAAGTCAAGACCCTTCGTGAAGCGCTTGACACCAGTGCGACCCTCTTTTCAGAACGTCCTGCCCTTTCTTTTGTAGGAGGACCGGCGCTTACCTATGCAACGGTTCGATCACTGGCCAGGCAAATCATGGCATGGCTGTCAGATAACGGCATTCAGAAAGGCGACCGGGTAGCCCTGTTAAGCCAGAATATGCCCCATTGGGGGGTGGCTTACCTGGCAGTAACCAGTATGGGGGCTGTGGTAGTCCCAATCCTCGTCGATTTTAATGAGCCAGAGATTAATAAAATTATTGCTCACAGTGAGGCTAAAGCCCTTCTTGTTTCTGAAAAACTGTCAGCAAAAATCAATAAACACCTGCCCGCTTCAGTTAATCTGGGTCTCTTACTTGATACGCTGACCCCGATCAGTCTTGAGAAACTGAAGAATGACCGGATTATCCTAGTAAAGGATGGCCTCAGAGAAGTGGATCCCAATGCTGATTTCCCGGCTCCGGCTGAAGAGGATCTGGCTGCCATTCTATATACCTCAGGCACAACAGGAAACCCCAAAGGTGTCATGCTTAGCCACCGGAACCTGGTGTCCAATGCTATCAATACCCTGGGCATCCAGAATGTGGATATCAACGACCGGCTCCTTTCGGTTTTGCCACTGCCTCATACCTACGAATGCACGATAGGTTTTATCATTCCTTTCATCGGCGGCGCCGTGGTGTATTACCTCGAAAAACCTCCGACCGCATCCGTGTTGCTTCCTGCAATGAAAGAGGTAAAACCCACGATGATGCTTACCGTTCCCCTCATTATTGAGAAGGTTTACAACGGCCAGGTAAAGCCTAAACTGCATAAGAGCAAAATGATGCGCGGCATGATGAAGGTCAGGTTAATGCGAAAGTTCTTCCACAAAGTAGCCGGAAAGAAAATCTATAACGCCTTTGGCGGAAACATGCACTTCTTTGGCATAGGCGGCGCCAAGCTGTCAGCCGAAACTGAACGTTTCCTGCGCGATGCAGGATTCCCCTATGCCATCGGTTATGGCCTTACCGAAACATCGCCTTTGCTGGCCGGTTGCTCTCCTAAACTAACCAAATACCGCAGTACGGGCTTCAACCTGCCCAACCAGGAGATAAAGATCCTCGATCCTGATCCCCATACCGGTGAAGGCGAGATCGTGGCCAAAGGTCCCAACGTAATGATGGGCTATTACAAGGATCCTGTGCAAACCGCAGAAGTATTTACCAAGGATGGCTGGTTCAAGACCGGCGACCTGGGCGTGCTCGACAAAGACAATTACCTCTACATCAAGGGCCGCCTCAAGAATATGATACTGGGGCCTTCGGGCGAAAACATCTACCCCGAAGAGATCGAAGCCCTGATCAATGGAGAAGACCTGGTGCTTGAGTCACTGGTCTATGAACTTAAAGGACAATTGGTGGCCAAGGTTCACCTCAATTACGAAGAGCTTGAAAAACGCTACCAGGATTTAAAAGACTCCGCACAGGACTATAAGGAGCGGATGGGTAAGGTTGTTGATGAGAAACTGAATGAAATTCGTGATAAGGTCAATGCGACCATGAACCGCTTTTCGCGCATCAGTTCGATGGAGGAGCAACCAGATCCTTTCGAAAAAACACC is part of the Bacteroides sp. genome and harbors:
- a CDS encoding AMP-binding protein gives rise to the protein MNNKQVKTLREALDTSATLFSERPALSFVGGPALTYATVRSLARQIMAWLSDNGIQKGDRVALLSQNMPHWGVAYLAVTSMGAVVVPILVDFNEPEINKIIAHSEAKALLVSEKLSAKINKHLPASVNLGLLLDTLTPISLEKLKNDRIILVKDGLREVDPNADFPAPAEEDLAAILYTSGTTGNPKGVMLSHRNLVSNAINTLGIQNVDINDRLLSVLPLPHTYECTIGFIIPFIGGAVVYYLEKPPTASVLLPAMKEVKPTMMLTVPLIIEKVYNGQVKPKLHKSKMMRGMMKVRLMRKFFHKVAGKKIYNAFGGNMHFFGIGGAKLSAETERFLRDAGFPYAIGYGLTETSPLLAGCSPKLTKYRSTGFNLPNQEIKILDPDPHTGEGEIVAKGPNVMMGYYKDPVQTAEVFTKDGWFKTGDLGVLDKDNYLYIKGRLKNMILGPSGENIYPEEIEALINGEDLVLESLVYELKGQLVAKVHLNYEELEKRYQDLKDSAQDYKERMGKVVDEKLNEIRDKVNATMNRFSRISSMEEQPDPFEKTPTQKIKRFLYSKHHDLKH